The following coding sequences are from one Saprospiraceae bacterium window:
- a CDS encoding DMT family transporter: MSNRPDAKSWAILILLTLIWGFSYYFIKHSLISFSPTQISALRMIISFVMLIPFIPHAFKKISFDKYWSIFVCGFIGSFLPAFLYPFAQTKISSSLAGIINAFTPICTYSIGILFYEVAKEKSKIAGSIIALLGAIILIGFKPNASFKAEGLYVLIAFIVPFLYGFNGNILKSKLAGISGVPLTALMYVMMAGLSIPVAIYSGAFSQIPVAIQSGNAFYHLLALSAFGSAIAMVLFNILIQRVHILFAASVTYLMPCVSLIVGWLDGEQIGWNDIAGFVFILFGVLIINQVIRWKSTETAV; the protein is encoded by the coding sequence ATGTCAAACAGGCCTGATGCCAAATCATGGGCAATACTGATCCTCCTCACCCTTATTTGGGGCTTCAGTTATTATTTCATCAAGCATAGTTTGATCTCATTTTCACCTACACAGATTTCTGCATTGAGAATGATCATCAGCTTTGTCATGCTGATACCCTTTATTCCCCATGCTTTTAAAAAAATATCTTTTGATAAATATTGGTCTATTTTCGTTTGTGGATTTATAGGGAGCTTCTTGCCTGCTTTCTTATATCCATTTGCACAAACTAAAATCTCCAGCAGCCTTGCTGGAATCATCAATGCATTCACGCCTATCTGCACTTATAGCATCGGGATACTATTTTACGAAGTGGCTAAGGAAAAATCAAAAATTGCTGGTTCCATCATAGCATTGTTGGGAGCAATTATTTTAATTGGATTCAAACCGAATGCAAGTTTCAAAGCAGAAGGTTTGTATGTCTTGATTGCTTTTATCGTACCTTTTCTTTATGGTTTTAATGGTAATATTTTAAAGTCAAAGCTTGCCGGAATATCAGGAGTGCCATTGACTGCATTGATGTATGTGATGATGGCCGGTTTAAGCATTCCTGTGGCGATCTATTCCGGTGCCTTTAGTCAGATTCCGGTCGCTATCCAATCCGGAAATGCATTTTATCATTTACTTGCGTTGAGCGCATTTGGATCAGCAATTGCAATGGTACTATTCAATATCTTGATCCAAAGAGTTCATATCCTTTTTGCAGCTTCAGTCACTTATTTGATGCCATGCGTTTCGCTCATAGTCGGTTGGCTAGACGGTGAGCAGATAGGATGGAATGACATTGCTGGCTTTGTATTTATTTTGTTTGGAGTATTAATCATCAATCAAGTGATCCGATGGAAATCTACAGAGACTGCTGTTTGA
- a CDS encoding amino acid permease, which produces MGHNRIFAACRENTILSIKLQEVQTKKLNLTDGIMLVTGSMIGSGIFIVSADIARNLGSGGWLLMAWLIAGLMTIMAALSYGELASLIPNAGGQYVYLREAYNPLVAFLYGWSLFAVIQTGTIAAVGVAFAKFTGVFVPELSEKNILLQIGTFKLSAAQLLAIASIVFLTWYNTRGLRAGSTFQTVFTTAKLLALFGLILLGFVFFDSHIWSQNWSYFWTAHLVKPNEEGLLSLQSLTGMSLLMAIGVSMVGTLFSSDAWNNVTFVAGEMKNPSQDVARSMVIGTLIVTGIYILTNIVYLGLLPLVGQANGVDVMERGIQYALYDRVGTAAAHQIFGTIAVFIMAGLIMVSTFGCNNGLILSGSRVYRVMALDGLFFNRAALLNAKGVPAWALWMQCIWASVLCISGRYGDLLDYVVFAVLIFYILTVAGVIILRIKRPDSNRPYRTPFYPFIPLIYIASALVICIILLVKKPEYTWPGLGIVLLGIPLYYFILKKNPPEQLD; this is translated from the coding sequence ATGGGTCACAATAGGATTTTCGCTGCATGTCGAGAAAACACTATCTTGTCAATCAAATTACAGGAAGTGCAAACCAAAAAATTAAATTTAACCGACGGTATCATGCTGGTAACCGGTTCTATGATTGGATCCGGAATTTTCATCGTAAGCGCAGACATTGCACGAAATCTTGGAAGCGGTGGATGGTTGTTGATGGCGTGGTTGATAGCGGGATTGATGACGATCATGGCAGCTCTGAGTTATGGCGAGCTTGCGTCTCTGATTCCAAATGCAGGAGGACAATATGTCTATCTTCGGGAAGCATATAATCCTTTAGTTGCCTTTCTCTATGGGTGGAGCTTGTTTGCTGTCATCCAAACCGGAACAATAGCTGCCGTTGGTGTGGCTTTTGCTAAGTTTACTGGTGTTTTCGTCCCGGAATTGAGTGAAAAGAACATCTTGCTGCAGATAGGTACATTTAAACTCTCAGCTGCTCAACTATTGGCCATTGCCTCAATAGTTTTTCTGACCTGGTACAATACTAGAGGATTACGCGCAGGATCGACATTTCAAACTGTTTTTACCACTGCCAAATTACTTGCATTATTTGGTCTAATCCTGCTAGGATTTGTCTTTTTTGACTCTCATATCTGGTCTCAGAACTGGTCATACTTTTGGACTGCCCACTTAGTAAAACCCAATGAAGAAGGATTGCTCTCCCTGCAAAGTCTCACAGGAATGTCATTACTGATGGCTATTGGTGTATCAATGGTAGGGACGCTTTTCTCCAGTGACGCTTGGAACAATGTCACCTTTGTAGCAGGAGAAATGAAAAATCCTTCTCAGGACGTGGCTCGGTCAATGGTGATCGGAACGCTGATCGTCACAGGTATTTATATCCTCACCAACATCGTCTATCTGGGCTTGCTTCCTCTGGTCGGACAGGCGAATGGCGTTGATGTCATGGAACGAGGTATACAGTACGCCCTTTATGATCGTGTCGGGACTGCTGCTGCCCATCAGATCTTTGGTACGATAGCCGTCTTCATCATGGCTGGCTTAATCATGGTATCAACTTTTGGATGCAACAATGGATTGATACTGTCTGGGTCGAGAGTTTATCGAGTTATGGCTCTTGATGGTTTGTTTTTCAACAGAGCTGCCTTACTCAATGCCAAGGGTGTGCCTGCCTGGGCATTATGGATGCAATGCATCTGGGCATCTGTTCTCTGCATTTCTGGCAGGTACGGAGATTTATTAGATTATGTGGTTTTTGCTGTTTTAATATTTTACATTTTGACCGTCGCAGGTGTCATCATCTTGCGAATCAAAAGACCTGATTCAAATCGACCCTACCGCACTCCTTTCTACCCTTTTATTCCCCTAATATACATAGCATCAGCACTCGTCATCTGCATTATACTTTTGGTCAAAAAACCGGAATATACCTGGCCAGGCCTGGGAATCGTGCTCCTTGGAATTCCTCTTTATTATTTCATTCTCAAAAAGAATCCTCCGGAGCAGCTAGATTAG
- a CDS encoding SusC/RagA family TonB-linked outer membrane protein, translating to MECRKTYHYTQNLLLCLSLIIIGSYGLQAQKINLKGVVKDYVTGLPVENAIVVDSAEAVYSTTNALGEFTLLISPRFPLQLNISRIGYLSENFKINNSEPVLIRLQELQTELEEVLITSGYTVQRKSDFSGSVANLSSKQILTRPALSFDQLLGGVAPGVDLIQPTNALNNTPVLRIRGLNSITSGLFPLVVVDGVSMFVGAIGGVIGNNPLAEINPQDIASIDILKDASAAAIYGSRAANGVMVINTKRGRKGRVRVNYDAWVSVSKPYNLPELLGAEDYVTIKNEAMVNTGRTPGYKLMTNPDGSVVSTNWFDVAFKPGWSHSHHFSASGANSNTAYYFSLAYLDQDNFIKTNTYKRYSLRVNLDQKVNSFINTGASLSYANGKNTGPMTGAIPSNTLSSSAYNSQYIFNEPLGRMTYVLPPNVPVYNADGSYHIQNGTSVGYGLNNPSTIGTINAYNLAWILDNDVNTSENNLAFGNIFGELSILPGLSFKMNYGINHLLTDNRTFNNPIHGGGASSNGIASNISTKYLRTDWVNTLKYQKVFKSVHQTELLVGYEQMKTTIDSWGAERSNIADPYYKNYQGGFVNISPIGNVLSENALLSYFSTFNYDYAKKYFASLNFRRDGLSALADGNKFGNFGGASVGWNIHNEGFFKNSNLKNILNFARLRGSYGIVGNSEIGDYPAIGAYNSATYGGLPTLKYAQSGNPNLQWETSKKMDIGAEFHFFKDRISIEIDYYKNLIDGLVLKSPQALSAGIPGNYINENIGSMYNQGIELALNGQLIRNKDWSWYSNLNFSTLKNKVTSLVSDVYVPSIFGVQNMTRVGYSIGSIFAVPAIGVNPDNGFMIFQNSEGKMVQYNHSGSPKWTYLDGSPAPAIDNYKDGVIQGPSLPTFFGGWNHNIQYKNFELNINLTFVGGNLLYNGTRATNSDGRYFNSGTFIKSRWQKPGDITEIPKLQYTDNVSSGFSFAATSKVEKGDYLKLKNIQFAYNVPLQNVKLQGKISSARVYVQAVNLYTLTKYRGSDPEISINGNSIHSGKDQNVPPNAQVFSAGVQVGF from the coding sequence ATGGAGTGCAGAAAAACATATCACTATACCCAAAATCTCTTACTCTGTCTTTCTTTGATAATCATAGGTTCTTACGGCCTTCAAGCTCAAAAAATCAATCTGAAAGGGGTCGTTAAAGATTATGTGACGGGATTGCCTGTAGAAAATGCCATTGTGGTCGATTCTGCTGAAGCTGTTTATTCGACTACTAATGCACTGGGAGAATTCACCTTGTTGATCTCTCCACGCTTTCCCCTTCAGCTTAACATCAGTAGGATAGGATATCTAAGTGAAAATTTTAAAATCAACAATTCAGAGCCCGTGTTGATCAGGTTGCAGGAGTTGCAAACCGAACTGGAAGAAGTCCTCATTACTTCAGGTTATACAGTTCAGAGAAAAAGCGATTTTTCCGGTTCTGTAGCCAATTTATCTTCAAAACAAATATTGACCCGTCCTGCTTTGAGTTTTGATCAGTTGCTGGGTGGCGTAGCTCCGGGTGTTGACCTCATCCAGCCTACCAATGCTCTGAATAATACTCCGGTACTTCGGATCAGAGGCCTCAATTCCATTACAAGTGGTCTTTTCCCTTTAGTAGTAGTAGATGGAGTGAGCATGTTTGTTGGTGCCATAGGCGGTGTCATAGGAAATAATCCTCTGGCAGAAATCAATCCGCAGGATATCGCCTCAATTGACATTCTAAAGGACGCTTCTGCTGCAGCAATTTATGGATCACGTGCCGCCAACGGTGTCATGGTGATCAACACAAAAAGGGGAAGAAAAGGACGCGTCAGAGTCAATTATGATGCATGGGTTTCTGTAAGCAAGCCATACAATCTCCCTGAACTTCTCGGAGCAGAAGATTATGTCACGATCAAAAATGAAGCTATGGTGAATACCGGTAGAACTCCGGGATATAAGCTCATGACCAACCCCGACGGCAGTGTGGTGAGCACCAACTGGTTCGATGTTGCGTTTAAACCCGGATGGTCGCATTCTCACCATTTTAGCGCTTCCGGTGCCAACTCGAATACAGCATACTATTTTTCCTTAGCATATTTGGATCAGGATAATTTTATCAAGACGAATACCTATAAGAGATATTCACTCCGAGTAAACCTGGATCAAAAGGTGAACAGTTTTATCAATACGGGAGCTAGTCTTTCTTACGCAAATGGCAAGAATACCGGGCCTATGACAGGAGCGATCCCGAGCAATACTTTGTCCTCTTCAGCTTATAATTCGCAATATATTTTCAATGAGCCACTGGGAAGGATGACTTATGTTTTGCCCCCGAATGTTCCTGTATACAATGCTGATGGCTCCTATCACATACAGAATGGTACAAGTGTAGGTTACGGACTGAATAATCCATCAACGATCGGTACCATCAATGCTTACAATCTGGCTTGGATACTGGATAATGACGTCAACACTTCTGAAAATAATCTCGCCTTTGGAAATATTTTTGGTGAGCTGAGTATTCTACCTGGATTGAGTTTCAAAATGAATTATGGAATTAATCACCTACTCACTGACAATCGGACCTTTAATAATCCGATACATGGTGGAGGTGCATCTTCTAACGGAATTGCAAGCAATATTTCAACTAAATATCTGAGGACGGACTGGGTAAATACATTGAAGTATCAAAAAGTATTTAAGTCTGTTCACCAAACGGAATTGTTGGTTGGATACGAACAAATGAAAACTACGATAGATTCCTGGGGAGCAGAGAGGTCCAATATAGCTGATCCATATTATAAAAACTATCAGGGAGGATTTGTGAATATTTCACCTATAGGAAATGTCTTATCAGAGAATGCTTTGTTGTCCTATTTTTCAACATTTAATTATGATTATGCAAAAAAGTATTTTGCAAGTTTAAACTTTCGCAGAGATGGATTGTCCGCCCTGGCTGATGGAAATAAATTCGGAAATTTTGGAGGAGCTTCGGTCGGATGGAATATCCATAATGAAGGATTTTTCAAAAATTCAAATCTTAAAAATATCCTGAATTTTGCAAGGTTAAGAGGTAGTTATGGGATTGTTGGAAATAGTGAAATCGGAGATTATCCGGCAATTGGCGCTTACAATTCTGCTACCTACGGAGGCCTTCCCACATTAAAATATGCTCAAAGCGGCAATCCTAATCTTCAATGGGAAACCAGCAAGAAAATGGACATTGGTGCTGAGTTTCATTTTTTCAAAGATCGTATATCAATTGAGATAGATTATTACAAAAATCTCATCGACGGATTGGTACTTAAATCACCGCAAGCGCTATCAGCAGGAATCCCTGGAAATTATATCAATGAAAATATTGGGAGCATGTACAATCAAGGAATCGAACTTGCACTCAACGGTCAATTGATCAGAAATAAGGATTGGTCCTGGTATTCGAATCTCAATTTTTCTACTCTAAAGAATAAAGTTACTTCTTTGGTGAGTGATGTGTACGTTCCGAGCATTTTTGGAGTTCAAAATATGACAAGAGTTGGTTATTCCATTGGATCTATTTTTGCAGTTCCTGCCATCGGTGTCAATCCTGACAATGGATTCATGATCTTTCAAAATAGTGAAGGCAAGATGGTGCAGTATAATCACAGCGGATCGCCAAAATGGACCTATTTGGATGGGAGTCCTGCCCCTGCAATCGATAACTACAAGGATGGTGTCATACAGGGACCATCACTACCGACTTTTTTTGGCGGATGGAATCACAATATCCAATATAAAAATTTTGAGTTGAATATCAATCTCACATTTGTGGGGGGAAATTTATTATACAATGGAACAAGAGCGACCAATTCTGATGGTCGATATTTTAATAGTGGTACTTTCATTAAATCCCGTTGGCAAAAACCCGGTGATATTACAGAGATTCCAAAATTACAATACACGGATAATGTCTCTTCAGGTTTTTCATTTGCGGCGACTTCAAAAGTTGAGAAAGGAGATTATCTAAAATTAAAGAATATTCAATTTGCCTACAATGTACCACTTCAAAATGTAAAATTGCAAGGTAAAATCAGTAGTGCAAGAGTTTATGTGCAGGCCGTCAACCTGTACACTTTAACCAAGTATCGAGGATCCGATCCCGAAATTTCGATCAACGGTAATTCTATACATTCCGGGAAAGATCAAAATGTTCCTCCGAATGCACAGGTATTTTCCGCAGGCGTTCAAGTTGGTTTTTAA
- a CDS encoding RagB/SusD family nutrient uptake outer membrane protein, which translates to MIYKVFSVLLVFLLMSCNDQFLDLDPNTSIPESEAYNSPTKIAAHVNNLYAKLQNPNLYGGRWIIFNEQRADEFGQNDGNAATGSAVWNQNVASTNEYINDVWSAAYSAVNSANLLMENLQNSNVVSDSLRKIYIAEAKFVRALSFLILTQTYAKPYFVDKSAPGIPLRLAAIRSSGHNDLVRSPVEEVYNQIIKDLDEAELDLPVSFSSISLNKSRAHKATAVALKTRVYLNMNMPDKVIQEASKIVSSSPPYQFSAGATIHALEPSVAALFTGSYTGVESIFSIPFINSTTETPAAQYALAFNYVTQPILFLTPAGIVANEVFQSADDARNSLIGLSPAKHRILKKFSITTAPFRDYVPVLRYAEVILNYAEAAAKMGQLTLALDLLNSVRHRSSAQYVFPNDQVSTSDALVQTILMERRIEFLGEGLRLQDIQRNGLALPSKTGSIGLAPEVPPTAKNYMWPIPSGELTTNKLCVPN; encoded by the coding sequence ATGATTTATAAAGTATTTTCTGTATTACTTGTCTTTTTGCTGATGTCTTGCAATGACCAGTTTCTGGACTTGGATCCGAATACCAGTATTCCGGAGAGCGAAGCTTACAATTCACCTACGAAAATTGCAGCGCATGTCAATAATCTTTATGCCAAGTTGCAAAATCCAAATTTGTATGGAGGAAGATGGATTATTTTCAATGAACAAAGAGCAGATGAATTTGGGCAGAATGATGGAAACGCTGCGACAGGTTCTGCAGTGTGGAATCAGAATGTGGCATCAACAAATGAGTACATCAATGATGTATGGTCTGCTGCATATTCCGCAGTCAATTCAGCAAATCTACTCATGGAGAATTTGCAGAATTCAAATGTGGTGAGCGATAGTCTAAGAAAAATTTACATTGCAGAAGCAAAATTTGTCAGAGCACTTTCTTTTTTGATCCTTACCCAAACATATGCAAAACCTTATTTCGTGGATAAATCCGCACCGGGTATTCCGCTGCGATTGGCCGCTATCAGATCTTCAGGACACAATGATCTGGTGCGCAGTCCTGTAGAGGAAGTCTACAATCAGATTATCAAAGATCTGGATGAAGCAGAACTAGACCTGCCAGTAAGTTTTTCAAGTATTTCGCTCAATAAATCAAGGGCACACAAGGCCACCGCTGTAGCTTTGAAGACCAGGGTCTATTTGAATATGAATATGCCGGATAAAGTCATCCAGGAAGCTTCAAAAATAGTTTCTTCGTCACCGCCTTACCAGTTCTCGGCAGGAGCTACTATTCATGCTTTGGAGCCTTCTGTAGCTGCATTATTTACAGGAAGCTATACGGGTGTGGAGTCAATATTTTCTATTCCATTTATAAATTCTACTACTGAAACACCAGCTGCACAGTATGCACTTGCTTTCAACTATGTGACCCAACCTATATTGTTTTTGACGCCGGCGGGAATTGTTGCAAATGAAGTGTTTCAGTCTGCTGATGACGCAAGGAACTCTTTGATTGGACTGAGTCCGGCAAAGCACAGGATTTTAAAGAAATTTAGCATCACGACGGCACCTTTCAGAGACTATGTTCCTGTATTGAGATATGCAGAAGTGATATTGAACTATGCTGAAGCAGCGGCAAAGATGGGCCAACTGACTCTTGCTTTGGATCTGCTGAATTCTGTGCGCCACAGATCATCAGCTCAGTATGTTTTTCCTAATGATCAAGTATCCACTTCTGATGCTTTGGTCCAGACGATATTGATGGAGAGGAGGATCGAATTTCTGGGAGAAGGATTGCGCCTGCAAGATATCCAACGCAATGGGCTTGCACTGCCTTCAAAGACTGGAAGCATAGGTCTGGCTCCTGAAGTGCCGCCTACAGCAAAGAATTATATGTGGCCTATTCCAAGTGGTGAGTTGACAACAAATAAACTGTGTGTTCCAAACTAA
- a CDS encoding SET domain-containing protein has translation MNDKQKLIQQLQQSEYIALRPSSIHGIGVFALVDIPAGCRDLFGEEDGQWQKLGFEEVDLLPIHVQQLIENFCLFDETSYFVPSHGFKKMDLSLYLNHSDQPNVVSINDGEFFESTRTICAGEELFVDYGTICDSKE, from the coding sequence ATGAACGACAAACAAAAGCTTATTCAACAACTTCAACAATCAGAATACATTGCATTAAGACCTTCATCCATTCATGGGATTGGAGTTTTTGCTTTAGTTGATATTCCTGCCGGTTGTAGAGACCTTTTTGGTGAAGAAGATGGGCAATGGCAAAAATTGGGTTTTGAAGAAGTCGATCTATTGCCCATTCATGTTCAACAATTGATAGAAAATTTCTGCTTATTTGATGAAACATCCTACTTCGTTCCTTCACATGGTTTCAAAAAAATGGATCTGAGTTTGTATCTCAATCATTCTGATCAACCAAATGTGGTGAGTATAAATGATGGTGAATTTTTTGAATCGACCAGAACAATTTGTGCGGGTGAAGAGTTGTTTGTCGATTACGGAACCATTTGTGATAGTAAAGAGTAA